One genomic window of Salvia miltiorrhiza cultivar Shanhuang (shh) chromosome 4, IMPLAD_Smil_shh, whole genome shotgun sequence includes the following:
- the LOC131022586 gene encoding uncharacterized acetyltransferase At3g50280: protein MPTSSVVVVSKCSVYPDLKSTVKSLKLSVSDLPMLSCQYIQKGVLLPHPPLSSADLLSLLKLSLSKTLSHFPALAGRLHTDSAGHVHILCNDAGVDFFHAKAPHLSTEALLPPPDRDIPPPFRRFFQFDNTLSFAGHVKPLMAVQVTELGDGVFVGCTVNHAVVDGTSFWNFFNTYAEVAKGVKKISRSPNFCRDTVFNSPAVLVLPEGGPSATFSGDEPLRERILHFSREAIMKLKARANNPTRNPDFCAPEILGKQSNDSWGLNCKINGKITEENGLRKDPTAVISSFQSLSAQLWRSVTRARNLNAGKTTTFRMAVNCRHRLDPRLEPLYFGNAIQSIPTIATAGDLLSKDLSWSADLLHRNVVAHDDATVRRGVKDWESNPRLFPLGNFDGAMITMGSSPRFPMYDNDFGWGRPLAVRSGRANKFDGKISAFPGPEGNGSVDLEVVLAPETMAELENDLEIMQYVS from the coding sequence ATGCCTACTTCTTCAGTAGTGGTAGTTTCAAAATGCAGCGTATACCCCGACCTCAAATCCACCGTCAAATCCCTCAAACTCTCCGTTTCCGACCTCCCAATGCTCTCATGCCAATACATCCAAAAGGGGGTCCTCCTCCCTCACCCGCCTCTCTCCTCCGCCGACCTCCTCTCCCTCCTCAAGCTCTCCCTATCCAAAACGCTCTCCCACTTCCCCGCCCTCGCCGGCCGCCTCCACACCGACTCCGCCGGCCACGTCCACATCCTCTGCAACGACGCCGGCGTCGACTTCTTCCACGCCAAGGCGCCGCACCTCTCCACGGAAGCGCTGCTCCCGCCGCCCGATCGCGACATCCCTCCGCCCTTCCGCCGCTTCTTCCAATTCGACAACACCCTCAGCTTCGCCGGCCATGTCAAGCCCTTGATGGCCGTGCAGGTCACCGAGCTTGGCGACGGCGTTTTCGTCGGCTGCACCGTCAATCACGCCGTCGTCGACGGCACCTCGTTTTGGAATTTCTTCAACACCTACGCTGAGGTGGCCAAGGGCGTCAAGAAGATTtctaggtcgccgaatttctgCCGCGACACCGTCTTCAACTCGCCGGCGGTGCTTGTTTTGCCGGAGGGTGGGCCGTCGGCGACCTTCTCCGGCGATGAGCCGTTGCGCGAGAGGATCCTTCATTTCAGCAGAGAGGCGATTATGAAATTGAAAGCCCGGGCCAATAACCCGACCCGAAACCCGGATTTTTGCGCGCCCGAGATCTTGGGGAAACAGAGCAACGACAGTTGGGGTCTCAACTGTAAAATTAACGGAAAGATAACGGAGGAAAACGGATTGAGAAAAGATCCGACGGCTGTGATCTCATCATTCCAATCACTGAGCGCTCAGCTGTGGCGATCCGTGACACGTGCGAGGAACTTAAACGCGGGCAAGACAACGACGTTCCGAATGGCCGTGAACTGCCGGCACCGCCTCGACCCGCGGCTGGAGCCTCTCTACTTCGGGAACGCAATCCAGAGCATTCCGACCATCGCCACCGCCGGCGATCTGCTGTCGAAGGATCTGAGCTGGAGCGCGGATCTGCTGCACCGGAATGTGGTCGCGCACGACGACGCTACGGTGCGGCGCGGGGTGAAGGATTGGGAGAGCAACCCTAGGCTTTTCCCGCTGGGGAATTTCGACGGTGCGATGATCACCATGGGAAGCTCCCCTAGGTTTCCGATGTACGACAATGATTTCGGGTGGGGGCGCCCCCTGGCGGTGAGGAGTGGCAGGGCAAACAAATTCGACGGCAAGATCTCAGCCTTCCCGGGGCCGGAAGGGAACGGGAGCGTTGATCTCGAGGTGGTGCTCGCGCCGGAGACGATGGCGGAACTAGAGAATGATTTGGAGATTATGCAGTATGTGTCTTGA